The nucleotide window CAGCAACACCGCTATGCGCGGCTGTTGTCGATTCCGCCCGGCCGCGCTTCGCTGCTCCTCTCAGTCTTGGCTCAGCAGCCGTCTGAGATGGAGGTTCAACTTGTTAATCCCGCCAAGTGCGAGATTCGTTCCGTAATTCGCTTTTTGCACGCCAAAGGGACTCCACCCGTGGATATTCATCGTCAGATGACAGAGGTGTATGGCGACAAGTGTATGTCCGTTCAACACGTCCGAAAGTGGTGCAGGGAGTTTAGTACCGGTCGGAAGGAAGTCCACGATGAAGAACAGAGTGGAAGACCGTCAGTTTTGGAAGCTGTTATCGAGATGGTCAAACGCGAAGCGCTCCAAAACAGGAGGATCACTGCCCGTGAACTTCTTGCTGGGATTCCTGGAAGTTCTTACGGTACAGTGAAAAGAGCTTTGACTAAAATATTGGGATATCACAAGTGTTGTGCTCGATGGGTACCGCGGCTATTGACATCAGAACACATGGAGAAACGCCTTGACTGTGCTCGCCAGTTTCTTGAAAAGTATCAAGAAGATAAGGAAGAATTGTTGGACTCCATTGTTACGGGAGACGGAACATGGGTGTTTCATTTCACTCCCGAAACGaaacaaaaatccaaacaaaCTCCTTCTGCTGGCAAAGTCATGGCCAGTGATTTTGGAAACGTAAGGgaatactgctgatcgatttcatggaaCTTGGGACAACAATCAACTCAAACAGTTATTCTGCAACACTAAGAAAACTCAGGCGAGCTATCCTGAATCGCCGACGAGGACGATTGACAGTCGGTGTAACGTTGCTTCACGGCAACACCCGACTTCACGTCTCCCGTCAAACCCAGGAACTTTTGACACACTTTGGGTGGACTGTCATGCCCCACACACCTTACAATCTGGACCTCGCGCCTAGTGATTATCACTTGTTCCCCATGTTAAAGGAAGACTTGAGTGGCCAACGCTTCCGAAGCCACGATGAATTCAAAGAAGAGGTGAAACGATTCCTCAACGGGTTGGCAGCAGAGTTCTACGACATTGGGATACAGAAATTGAAGCACCGTCTACAAAAATGAGTAGAAAAAGatggcgattatgtagaaaaataaagcaaAGTTTCTTTTTTCCAACGATGTAAATTTCTATGAGAATAAACAatgttgtatttttgtaaaattgatggGAACCTTATTTCAGGATCTACCTTCGTATATATCTATGATTTTGGCATTTTCTAACTCCTACTGTCCTACAATGTTAGTGTAAGTTTGGATGCCTTGCTTCGGAGATGGCATAAAcagacaaaagtaataaaatatttcttaggtacaagttattttagtaaattaaatttaaaaacctaatcTTTACTTTAAAAAGCGTACATTTTCTTGCCAACTACATAAAGGGATAAATTAACTTTCTGCGTTAAGTATATATATCATCATTTCTTAGAATTGTGTGGTATGAATGTATTCGTGGAACAGACAGGAATAGttgagttgctttctctgagagtaattttattcattaaatagatATATATCTTATTTCAATGGTGAACAgacagaatatattattaattctgaGATTAAATATCCCTCACACTTTGGAAGATTTATGACCGCTCATATACCGTAATTTTTTACAGTCATAGAAGAAGACAACGAAAACACTTCATTCACTTTTTCCTTTAAATCCTGGTACCGTcacttatttttccttaaaaggaAACTTCTCAAAGTTCACGGGATATTATATcagatcataatattttatactgcattttacaaaaatatagtgaAGTGGTAGTTGAAGTGAAAACTACGACTACATATGtattactgctactactactactactatatgtattattacattattaataatgtattaataataatgtaataatatattaacaatgtaTTAATGCAGATTAATacaataatctttatatttttaagtttaattctatcattacaattttactttagaATAATTACGCTAcaatactaaatgtaaaaaaaaatatttttaaatgaattaacacttgttatgtttctttaaattacaagTTTAACATAAAGATTATGTTTTAGTTTCTACTATCAGAAACGCATTTTAATGATGTTGCAGTCAGAAATGGTCAGTTGTTTTGATCTATGAGTATAAATACAAGTTTCTACTCCACCCTTCCTTAGAAGCAGCCAAGCTTTCAACAAGATTTAACTTCATCACGATGATTATCATTTTCCGTATCCAATTAACACTCCAGAGAAAATTCGTATAttacttcatatcctttttttattctttcttgatcttaaaaaagtaatgtaattttaaaaggttttattgaaTCTGTCGTAAAATATGGCTGGCtatgaaatcaaaagaaaattaaaaatatattcagttggaaaaaacatcaactaattaaaattattaaaaatgttattctactttcatatgtaatatttttcaggtaaatattgaaaaatttatctttaatcctaatttccttaattttattttttttaatttcctttattatgtatataatttaaatatttgagtttatacatttatatatttcaatcataaattataatcctTCCTGAAGATGGCGGAATAGCCGAAAACGTTTGAGGGAAACGAATAATGATaagtagtttatattatataataattatattttataaacgatgccatgttagaaaaacttaacaatttatttcttgtGAAAGATGTGTAACCAGTCAAATAAGTTACGTGGACTTATAAGATGAAATGCAGAACTAATCTGAAATTGTTCatcatttgaaaatttcttaCCTCCTGCTGTTTGAACCACAGAGCcgtcaaaataaagaaaaataacaatttaccaCAGCAGCAGTATATAACATAATCTTTTGTCAATCTCATGAAACTACTTTATCAGAATTGTCCAAATTATTACTGcatatataaagaaacaaaagataaatttcatatttgattatgaaactaatagttttaaaaacttaattcagaaataattaattttaaatttgtcaaagtTAGTAGATCTGAATTATTATGATACATCTATATATTCCctaaatacaaaaatgatttcaaataaacaataaaattagatgCAGATAATAAACAAggatataaaagaattgtttaattctataaagatgtagaaaaaaatgGTGAACCATATATATTCTTGTTTAGAAACAGTCAGTCGTTTAATTTCATGTGTTTCATATCTAGTTACCAATTCCTAACCAACCAAACtgttataaatgcaaaattatttaaaaataaaaaaaaattggaaatgtaTCTTGCATACCAGTGGCTATGAAATTACTAGATTCTAACCGTTGCGTGCTTCATCCATACTGGAAGAAATTATCACTTCAAAAACTAAAGctagaagaagaaattaaatgtaaaattaaatacagtagttAGAAACAAACTAGAATTAAACTTGTATAAATAACACAACGATCATGTAAAATTAgttaagataataaaacaaagtaatataagGTTACGTATTTGGGTTAGTTTATATATTTCTcgaatctgttttgtttttctttgttacaaaaataCGAAACTTTTATTGTGTAAACGAAAACCTGCACTGCAAACATTCTACATAAAACTATCCGAGATGTTACACTGAgcgttttataaaattagtatttaatgaaaactcattaaaagattttacaattttatctttcttttgttACTAACATTATTTTAACTCTAGTTTAAACCTAATTACTCTACAGCATAACAGTTATTACAGTCgtatatttataatgtacaaacacaactattttttttttttttttaaattgagggAATATAGTAAAATCAGAATTTATGTTCGtcatacttttcaaaaaaaaaaaaaatagttttcaagacttccttttataaatataaaacggctaatatctaaataaataaaaatgtaaataatcgtttgttcaaaatcttaagtctccgaaagttcttcaccgattgctttgaaattttgacacaacgtagCATTCGAATACGCGAGTGTTTTGAAATACCTAATATTTATCTACATAAGATGCCACACTTGTTAcacataaaaacatacttttttaaaaaaaaacagcgctatgtgttggatgtaaaagtaacacaagctatactaaatattttacgattctattttaATGATTCCGATATGTGTTTCCGCTGTAgacaaaaaaactactggaccgatttccgCGCGAgatgaaagagagaaagagaaaaatcagaaaagggaaagaaggaaaaaacgaaaaaggtaaaaagggaagaaggggaaaatttaaaaaagatgaaaacgggaaaaatggaaaaagtaaatggaaagggtaaaggagataaaagaaaagaggaaatgaTGGGAAGAGGAAGGGAAAAGAGATACAAGGGAAAGAGAAATGTTAGGAAAACGGATGATGAGGGAGGGGTGGAGAAACgaggaaagggaatatggtaaagatgaaaatgaaaaaaatcggaaATCGGGAAAGGAAAGTGtggaaaggaaaaagggaaaagtaaagaggggaatggttaaattttatgaagttcattttgttaatgttttatcaaactttcaattgagttcatttaatctatatatacatatatatatatatatactcaaatctagcaataacgaagcattgccgggtccgctagtattaatgtaatattattaaatatttaatcgattCAAAACTATACTTTATTCAAATCaaggattttcttttacatttttatttagtttttttaagaaatgcgtcacttatatttttagattaaatgtgAATAAACAAGTACTCTTTAATATGTTTTCACACTTCGTAATCTAGGCAAAATAatcctgttaaatatttttttgacatacATGAAATGTGGAAATGTGTCCTCAtcgatattaattttctttttttggtctaattttgctaaaacaatatatttaaggtaatatacgattactacataaaataatttttatttgttgttaacaaatagtatttatttaatattactttttgtatatatacatatatatatatatttgtgttaacgtatattaattttgaaaataataattagtggATTGTTATTTTCACACacctaatattacaaaaatatatctttattaatttatttcaaattatttctttactgtattttaataatggaTTATTAAACTTATGAGAGTTTATTCCTTAGTTTTGAATAAACTAGTTTTTATGCTTGGCGATTCAATCgggaaaaacaaatatttttttatgaaatgcaaTATTCCTATACAAGTATATGTTTTATGCAAAGGGAAACATTAAAGATACGTCATTGTTATAATAAAGTCAACAGTATTGTAATAATCCATCAAAAAACGTTTATTGCTTATCGATTATAACACTAACGTTTACGAAGTcacataacataaatttaatattaattaacagaattcttttaagaaaaattaaaaattatcattaaaaaataattagcgaatgttacgtatttaaaaaaaaaaaaaattctaaaacacacTCGTATATTTATTTGTCAGTATTTTCCCCTCATTTTCCCTCCCCCCGGAGCCCGATCcgcaaataaacataaaatcggCTCCTCCAAGGGATGTCATAATCTCTACTAACTACCTCGTTGGGAACAAATTTCCCACCAGATAGCAGGGACTTGGTCTTTAaggcgccatgcctctaatgagtgGACCCCAAAGGATTCCCCCACCGGGACccggtctttatgccttgcctctaatggAAACCCTCGAAAGGTTCCCCCACCGAGACTAGGTTTTACTTTCAAATGGTATCTAAAAACGTTCCAACGTTCCAACGTTCCAACGTTCCAACGGTAGTACAAAATTTCTcgttattacaaaatcataacgaatcaattaaataatatctcTTAGCACAAACTAAAACattctatttgtaaattttgtaagaaaattgtgTACTTACTACTGAAtcaagtgttattatttttataatctaataaatgaaacatatagctattatataattaaaagcaaaatttttattatttcaaacgaTAGCCGATAACTGTCTCAGAGTTAAAATTGTTAGTGATAGGCTGAAGATTTCGTAGCATATTTATTGTACATGAACAATACTtggattctattaaaaaataaataaaaaatttaattatatttttaatgtataaacaacagtatttatacattataattttttttttcttaatccaaaatattttgatactctttaactacaaataatttattttttacctttcaatttgatcaaattaataatctaaagaatatgcagttttattaaatttaagataaaacgcttcatttttaaataaattaaaaataattaacagaaatattttgtcaaaattataGTAATCCAAATTTtcatatacaaaaagaaaaaaaaaccgtatatTCTCCTGTTTATTTTGCAGATGAAAActatatgtttttcttattgcttaaataagtaataaataacataaactaaaacaagttttaatgttttactcgtatataataatgaataaatacgaAATTTTAACAGCAAACCACATGGGGTTTTCTTTCATTAACCAGATTATAacaatgcaaataaattaaaaagctttcaatcgaagttaaattattacaaattgacAATCTATTATAGTACTGTAAAATGCATATACAgattgtttctaaaatggtgagctggctatacgttttcggagtctatttgtaaaactaaacaatatataTCCTTAgggaaaatggcaatttctccttcgttctcacccactccaccattttgttatttttgtataaagatttatatttcaagttcggataaacgaatgacattaatatttatttggtaagcatctcggtaataaagtttaaaaattagaaaaaaatcaggaattaaataactTTGCAAATTAAAACATGGCTgccatattaatttttcaattcgttatattccgtaaatattatatttatcaaaatttatgttatttggtaaaatattacaccttttattttgaaaaaaatgatattttattttttttaaatcggttaacaaatagccgagttatggcagaaaattgatgatgtaattttatgtctgttttcatgtcctcgactttacgttcaattcgattaaatattaattgtttttatttaatgttaattctagtattgtaaattagtatccaattaagtaacaattttctcacaaaaagatttaatattaaataataataaaacaattgatattaagttttcacttttgaataattttgcacagcgactattactattgatcatgttaacaatgtaaacatgaagcttctttcaacaggaatgatGTTCAAAATTATCACAACCGGTATATCTGTATTGacgagaatcctcatggtaccttccaaagtggccatcaacaaagattttccctgaaaaTATGGCCAGgcatttttaatgactatcttttgggtcctgtcattctaccaaatcgtttaaatggagaaaattatcttattCATTTAACCGAAAATCTTCCACTTTTTTGGAAGATCTACCTCtacaattaaaaggaaatatgtTGTTTCACCACtatggagctccagcacatttcagtcagttagTATCAGATTTTCTGCATGagaatttccataaaaaatggataggccgcggAGAGCCAGTGCTCTGGTGTGCCAGATCACCTTACTCCCTCTTGACTTCACACACCTGAAGATCTGTAAGATCaccttaaaccctcttgacttctacctgtgggactaattgaaacatattattgtgctcaacattgaggatcttcaacaaagaatataaactgaatttcaagaaattaggaatactcacggaatttttgaacggttaagacaatctttCAGAAAAAGATTgaagacttgtgtaatttctaacgGTGGACAATTTGAAGATCTCTCATAACTTTTAagaattgttaactgtttaattacgcctaatgttctacaataattaatgcaagattatcacaggtaattgttttattttatttattattagggaTATAGTTGTGAAaaagttattacttaatttgatataatttacaatactagaattaacattaaataaaaacaattaatatttaatcgaattcaacgtaaagtggaggacatgaaaacagccataactcggctatttgtgaccaattttaaaaaataaaacgccattttgttctaaataaaaggcttaatattttactaaatgacataaattttgataaaacctaTATTTACgtagatataacggattgaaaaacaaacatggccgccattttgtaatccgcgaaggtatttaattatgaatttttgctcattgtaaaactttattaccaagacgcttcccaaatattaatgtgattggTCTGTCCGAACttgaggtataaatttttatataaaaatttagttctcCCTGTGCTACAAAGgggaaattgacattttttccaaggatatattttgtttaattttacaagtagaatccgaaaaagtatagacAGATCACCATTTTAGAAACTCTCTGTATATTTAAAACATGTGGGATAATACTTTTGGGATAATTTTCCCGATTGCATCAGTTTAAGTCGTtcgttaatatttacaaaaacttctTCTAACGACAAGATACTCACCTTTCACGTGgcaagattaaatataaataacaaaataaaaccttAAGTAAAAGAAGGGAAACTAAGGCAAAAGAagggaaattaatatttatgtcatAAAAATCTACCTCCCATACTACATACTAATTTGCAATAATATTGAATGTTGTATTAGCCACAcacgtattttcttttaaaatgtgcCTAGAAATCCTACAAGTTCACCCTCGGTAAATCATCTTAATTTTCgatcagttataataatttttttataatttataacatctcttttattatttcttcgttttaattgcaatatttgtgttgcaaattatttaatggatttaaaataaataaattagccaCAGTTTCCATCCATGATTAAATAAACCACGTTATCTATTTTtgatttgtaacttttttttgtcattatttgatGCAATTCTCTTCATAAAAGTAATCTTCTGGTTATCATATGTTTTGACGTTTaacatattgtaatattaatttttatttgaaaacaattctcctttaaaatattgtaaataaaaacaaattaagacaataaacagaaaatatattaagattggtttttattaaattaaaaaataacttattttaataataaaatatacttgtttatttattgttaagattattaatattactaagtTATTTACGGGTGGTTAAAAAACTAACTTACATGGTTTCCCGTTTTTCGAAAAAATATCTACGGTAAcaccacttataaaaattatttttttttaaactactaaaaatgtacATCTTAGATGTGTGAAGAAGATAATACTTTACAAGCAATtagtaaattagaatatttagaacTGAAACATTTGCTATTCCCACGGGTTACATTTATTCTGAGATAGAGTAAAGGCAGCAATCTATATTCTCAGTATATATCAGCAGAAACACACTAAGCTCTACCTCGAAATCAGTGTTATTGTGACTTGATGTTGTGTTAGAAAACACAAATGGTCGGTAATTACTTTTAATGGATATAAGATTTACGTCACCGACGTACATCTGAAATGAAGAAACACTCCTTAACAATCGAAATGATTTCTCAGtggcatataataaaaatttatcttaatagtTAAATAGAaagactttaatttttcaattaatcatattcatattataagtaaaaatatctaatttaaaactAGAGAAATTGCCTACTTAGTTTTACAGATAGAAAAATTATCTCGTAAACATTtactaaaattggaaaaaaaaattaattggaataaataataaaaacaataataaaacaaactttataacTTAACTTTTGCATGTTTGTTTTGAAACAGAGATGATGTGCACTATACAGTGGGCTACGCCTCTGAAGtaattacttgtaaataatttccgtcagaataaacaaaataatattaatcacagTTCAATAATGGTATAATTTTACTcgttaaaatattgtaatgaatctgatgtagacaccgcatgacttcctagtacgcctattaaattacttatacactttttttaaatgaaaaatacataaaattttatttcattaacttctgatttaatttttgtttttttaattgtaattattggattactaattattgtaattttttttgtaattgttaataattattaataaattaatatatttacattaaaaaatagttaaaaaaaagggagatgaagtctgatctgGCTACAATTttggaatcaatgaaattaagaaaCACTTGGATACAGCGTTGAAAAGgtttcaatgtgggcttattactgaagttaagaaaaagtcaaaaatccaattgttttaaatttcgagcttatttggacacttttggttcagtcgattgcaatcaaaagagaaggtgtaaaactagatgttacaacagtactaattccaaaatttcaacatcctacggctaatcgtatgcgagatacgtacgtatctcgcatacgttcctttacttcgtacaaagaaataaaaaaaactaactttttcatTCATCTAccataatagttttatatttatttcagttttgaatgtaagtttttattttgaaaaaattaaatcttttaatcattttgaaaaaaatgattaaaagattttattaacaaacagcAAATTGGTtctaaaagtaaagatttttactaaacattttcatgattagttgtaattaatagactattacaatatttttcctttattagtaAAAAACGGTAAACGGATGATGgttaaaatgatgataaaaagtACAGCCTTAAAattcaaaaccaaaattttctaaaaatatgtctGCTGAcaagtatttgaataaaatttatttatataaattattatttatatataacagatTCTCTTCGTTGTAGTAATATTCTAAAAATCGTGCAAACTTATGAGTTTATATGCGATTGAATTCAACATTCTGCCTTCTAAATACtggatataaataatattgtagatTAAAGGTTATTCTATattgaaaaaaccttttgaaGCTTTCTCTTAAACACGCATAGCTTATATTTGATTTCcgggtttattttttacttattattcgattgtgaatgtataaaatagttttctacaaattttaattgaaagaaacaataattcttgatatatttaataaatttatataattgaataattttattttgttaacatttactCGTAATTCAGGTTGAAGTCAAAAATTTagctaattatgtaattttaatttcattttgaaatatatatacgcaataat belongs to Lycorma delicatula isolate Av1 chromosome 1, ASM4794821v1, whole genome shotgun sequence and includes:
- the LOC142317619 gene encoding histone-lysine N-methyltransferase SETMAR-like, which codes for MEVQLVNPAKCEIRSVIRFLHAKGTPPVDIHRQMTEVYGDKCMSVQHVRKWCREFSTGRKEVHDEEQSGRPSVLEAVIEMVKREALQNRRITARELLAGIPGSSYGTVKRALTKILGYHKCCARWVPRLLTSEHMEKRLDCARQFLEKYQEDKEELLDSIVTGDGTWVFHFTPETKQKSKQTPSAGKVMASDFGNVREYC